From one Thalassobaculum sp. OXR-137 genomic stretch:
- a CDS encoding SOS response-associated peptidase, with translation MCGRYSITTAPDAMRRLFDVDTALNLEPRWNMAPTQAAPVIKLMTEGPAKGHRVLAMMRWGLVPAWAKDIDIGVKMINARAETVDEKPAFRGAYRYRRCVIPADGFYEWRSEGKVKQPYRVVRKDRAPFGFAGLWELWEGTGEGSALETFTIVTTEATESIAHIHHRMPVMLFDKAAFATWMGPDKDAAGQLMLPCDPGLVEAYPVDRRVGNVRNDDAGLVEPAAVQEPVQAAPKPVQGSLF, from the coding sequence ATGTGTGGCCGCTACAGCATCACCACGGCACCGGACGCCATGCGCCGGCTGTTCGATGTGGATACGGCGCTGAACCTGGAGCCGCGCTGGAACATGGCGCCGACCCAGGCGGCCCCGGTGATCAAGCTGATGACCGAAGGGCCGGCCAAGGGGCACCGGGTGCTGGCGATGATGCGCTGGGGGCTGGTGCCGGCCTGGGCCAAGGACATCGATATCGGGGTGAAGATGATCAACGCGCGGGCCGAAACGGTGGACGAGAAGCCGGCCTTCCGCGGCGCCTACCGGTATCGCCGCTGCGTCATCCCCGCCGACGGCTTCTACGAATGGCGTAGCGAGGGCAAGGTCAAGCAGCCCTACCGGGTCGTCCGAAAGGACCGCGCGCCGTTCGGCTTCGCCGGGTTGTGGGAGTTGTGGGAGGGGACGGGCGAGGGGAGTGCCCTGGAGACCTTCACCATCGTGACCACCGAGGCGACGGAGAGCATCGCCCATATCCATCACCGCATGCCGGTGATGCTGTTCGACAAGGCCGCCTTCGCCACCTGGATGGGGCCGGACAAGGATGCGGCGGGGCAATTGATGTTGCCCTGCGATCCGGGACTGGTGGAAGCCTATCCGGTCGATCGGCGCGTGGGCAATGTGCGCAACGACGATGCGGGGCTGGTGGAGCCGGCAGCGGTTCAGGAGCCGGTGCAAGCTGCGCCCAAGCCGGTGCAGGGATCGTTGTTCTGA
- a CDS encoding creatininase family protein, which translates to MRLQLMTWMEVEAYLNGNRGIIIPIGSTEQHGPNGLFGTDAICPEVIADRAAETLGCIVGPTISIGMAQHHLAFPGSIALRPSTLMAVIRDSVLSLARNGFERFYFLNGHGGNIATVSAAFSEIYAEKSLAVGPNQPHVRCKLANWFAFPAVKEISQELYGDRDGSHATASEISVTQYAYPEHIKKVDMDPAPPRPRPFYDAEDYRLIHPDGRIGADSFLATPEAGARLVEASAAGVVEDYRSFMAEA; encoded by the coding sequence ATGCGATTGCAGTTGATGACGTGGATGGAGGTGGAAGCCTACCTGAACGGAAACCGGGGGATCATCATCCCCATCGGCTCGACCGAGCAGCACGGACCGAACGGCTTGTTCGGCACGGACGCCATCTGCCCGGAAGTGATCGCCGACCGGGCGGCGGAGACGCTCGGCTGCATCGTTGGGCCGACGATCTCGATCGGCATGGCGCAGCACCATCTGGCCTTCCCGGGCTCTATCGCCCTGCGGCCGTCCACCCTGATGGCGGTGATCCGCGACAGCGTGCTGTCGCTGGCCCGCAACGGGTTCGAGCGGTTCTATTTCCTGAACGGCCACGGCGGCAACATCGCCACCGTTTCGGCCGCGTTCAGCGAGATCTACGCCGAGAAGAGCCTCGCCGTCGGCCCCAATCAGCCCCATGTCCGCTGCAAGCTGGCCAACTGGTTCGCCTTCCCGGCCGTCAAAGAGATCAGTCAGGAACTCTATGGCGACCGGGACGGCAGCCATGCCACCGCCTCGGAGATCTCCGTCACCCAATACGCCTATCCGGAGCACATCAAGAAGGTGGACATGGACCCGGCCCCGCCGCGTCCGCGCCCGTTCTACGACGCCGAGGATTACCGCCTGATCCATCCCGACGGCCGGATCGGCGCCGACAGCTTCCTTGCCACGCCGGAAGCCGGTGCCAGATTGGTGGAGGCCAGTGCGGCGGGGGTGGTCGAGGACTACCGCTCCTTCATGGCGGAGGCGTAA
- a CDS encoding xanthine dehydrogenase family protein molybdopterin-binding subunit — protein sequence MAKFGIGQTMKRLEDQRFLTGTGQYTDDVPIDGVLTAYVLRSPIAHGDITALDVSAARSAPGVKLVLTGADVAGDGLKPMPCGALLKGIGGKKAVGPDYPLLVTDRVRHVGDAVALIVAETMDQARDAAELIEIDYAELPAVPGLAAVDNGTTIWDAAPGNLCLDWETGDAEAVEKGFAKAAKVAELKLVNNRIIVNSIEPRGAAAVVDPATGESTLYVSTQGPHGVRDVIADVLNMDAAKLRCVSPDVGGGFGMKIFPYREHALVLWAATKLGQPVKWISDRSEAFVSDTQGRDHVSHARLAMDENGKFLALSVDTKADLGAYLSLYGPAIPTIAGSGMLAGLYTTPAIHVRVRNYFTNTLPVDAYRGAGRPEAAYLVERLVDVAAKVAGLPRDEIRRRNFIPTSSMPFTTALGETYDSGDFGAHLNKALVKADWAGIDARKAESAKAGKLRGIGISTYVEACGGGGPEWSDMRIEPDGTIVVPIGTRSTGQGHETAYTQLVSEAFGVDNEMVKVIQGDTAAIENGSGTDGSRSLPAGGSALHMAIQSVSAKARMLASYLLEAADSDLELADGKFTVVGTDRSITLGEVAAAANDPSRLPEGIEPGLEAKEMYKPTASTYPNGTHVCEVEVDPDTGKVKLIQFTVVDDFGEVVNPTLLEGQVHGGVAQGVGQALYERTVYDDTGQLVTGSLVDYCIPRSVDVPPVSFSMSPTRCATNPLGVKGCGEAGAIGAPPAVINAILDALAPAGVTDIDMPATPDRIWAALQAARPAAAAE from the coding sequence ATGGCGAAGTTCGGGATCGGACAGACAATGAAGCGGCTGGAGGACCAGCGCTTCCTCACCGGCACCGGTCAGTATACCGACGATGTGCCGATCGACGGCGTGCTGACCGCCTACGTGCTGCGCAGCCCGATCGCCCATGGCGACATCACCGCCCTCGACGTCTCCGCCGCCAGATCCGCGCCGGGGGTGAAGCTCGTGCTGACCGGCGCCGACGTGGCCGGCGACGGGCTGAAGCCGATGCCCTGCGGCGCCCTGCTGAAGGGAATCGGCGGCAAGAAGGCGGTCGGGCCGGACTATCCCCTGCTGGTGACCGACCGGGTCCGGCATGTGGGCGATGCGGTGGCGCTGATCGTGGCCGAAACCATGGACCAGGCCCGCGACGCCGCCGAGCTGATCGAGATCGACTACGCCGAACTGCCGGCGGTGCCGGGCCTCGCCGCCGTCGACAACGGCACCACGATCTGGGACGCGGCTCCGGGCAACCTGTGCCTGGACTGGGAAACCGGCGATGCCGAAGCGGTGGAAAAGGGCTTCGCCAAGGCCGCCAAGGTCGCCGAACTGAAGCTGGTCAACAACCGCATCATCGTGAACTCCATCGAGCCGCGGGGTGCCGCCGCCGTGGTCGACCCTGCGACCGGCGAGAGCACGCTCTACGTCTCCACCCAGGGCCCGCACGGGGTGCGCGACGTGATCGCCGACGTGCTGAACATGGATGCCGCCAAACTCCGCTGCGTCTCGCCCGATGTGGGCGGCGGCTTCGGGATGAAGATCTTCCCCTACCGCGAACACGCCCTGGTGCTCTGGGCAGCGACCAAGCTCGGGCAGCCGGTGAAGTGGATCTCCGACCGCAGCGAGGCCTTCGTCTCCGACACCCAGGGTCGCGATCATGTCTCCCACGCCAGGCTGGCGATGGACGAGAACGGCAAGTTCCTTGCTCTGTCGGTCGATACCAAGGCCGATCTCGGCGCCTATCTGTCGCTCTACGGCCCGGCGATCCCGACGATTGCCGGTTCCGGCATGCTGGCCGGCCTCTACACCACCCCGGCGATCCATGTGCGGGTGCGCAACTATTTCACCAACACCCTTCCGGTGGACGCCTATCGCGGTGCCGGGCGCCCGGAGGCGGCTTACCTGGTGGAGCGCCTGGTGGATGTCGCGGCCAAGGTCGCCGGCCTGCCGCGCGACGAGATCCGCCGGCGCAACTTCATCCCCACCTCCTCCATGCCGTTCACCACGGCGCTGGGCGAGACCTATGACAGCGGCGATTTCGGCGCCCATCTGAACAAGGCGCTGGTTAAGGCCGACTGGGCCGGGATCGACGCCCGCAAGGCGGAGAGTGCCAAGGCCGGCAAGCTGCGCGGCATCGGTATCTCCACCTATGTGGAAGCCTGCGGCGGCGGCGGGCCCGAGTGGTCCGACATGCGGATCGAGCCGGACGGCACCATCGTCGTGCCGATCGGCACCCGCTCCACCGGCCAGGGCCACGAGACCGCCTATACCCAGCTCGTCTCCGAGGCGTTCGGCGTCGACAACGAGATGGTGAAGGTGATCCAGGGCGACACTGCCGCCATCGAGAACGGCTCCGGCACCGACGGCTCGCGCTCCCTGCCGGCGGGCGGCTCGGCCCTGCACATGGCCATCCAGAGCGTCTCCGCGAAGGCGCGGATGCTGGCGAGCTATTTGCTGGAGGCGGCCGATTCGGATCTGGAGCTGGCCGACGGCAAGTTCACCGTGGTCGGCACCGACCGGTCGATCACCCTGGGCGAAGTCGCCGCTGCCGCCAACGATCCGTCCAGACTGCCGGAGGGCATCGAGCCGGGGCTGGAGGCGAAGGAAATGTACAAGCCGACGGCGTCGACCTACCCGAACGGCACCCATGTCTGCGAGGTCGAGGTCGATCCGGATACCGGCAAGGTCAAGCTGATCCAGTTCACCGTGGTCGACGATTTCGGCGAGGTGGTGAACCCGACCCTGCTGGAAGGCCAGGTCCATGGCGGCGTGGCCCAGGGGGTGGGACAGGCGCTGTACGAACGCACCGTCTATGACGATACTGGGCAGCTCGTGACCGGGTCGCTGGTGGACTACTGCATTCCGCGCTCGGTCGATGTCCCGCCGGTGAGTTTCTCGATGAGCCCGACGCGCTGCGCCACCAACCCGCTGGGGGTGAAGGGCTGCGGCGAGGCCGGTGCCATCGGCGCACCGCCGGCGGTGATCAACGCAATCCTCGATGCCCTGGCCCCGGCCGGCGTCACCGATATCGACATGCCGGCCACGCCCGACCGCATCTGGGCGGCGCTTCAGGCGGCACGGCCGGCGGCAGCAGCGGAGTAG
- a CDS encoding DNA-3-methyladenine glycosylase 2 family protein, giving the protein MTRQKALDDGLRALADRDPDVAAALAEAGAPEPRVLEPGFAALIRIIVGQQVSTASAAAILARLAAAGGLDAETFAAFDDAQLGAIGFSRAKMRYGRALAERVLDGRLPLERLSGEASEAAHAALVAVPGIGRWTAEIYRMFALGDPDVFPSGDVALREGIRMLRGSETRPDIAGSDAVSADWAPHRSAAAHLLWRLYRVRRGVAVLGADR; this is encoded by the coding sequence ATGACCCGCCAGAAGGCGCTGGACGACGGATTGCGGGCCTTGGCCGACCGGGACCCGGATGTCGCCGCGGCGCTGGCCGAGGCGGGGGCTCCGGAACCGCGCGTTCTGGAGCCGGGCTTCGCGGCGCTGATCCGCATCATCGTCGGCCAGCAGGTTTCGACCGCCTCTGCCGCCGCCATCCTGGCCCGGCTGGCCGCCGCCGGCGGTCTCGACGCGGAGACGTTTGCCGCGTTCGACGATGCCCAACTCGGCGCGATCGGCTTTTCCCGGGCGAAGATGCGTTACGGCCGCGCGCTGGCCGAGCGGGTGCTGGACGGCCGGCTTCCCCTCGAGCGCCTGAGCGGCGAGGCCTCGGAGGCCGCCCATGCCGCCCTGGTCGCCGTGCCGGGTATCGGGCGGTGGACGGCGGAGATCTACCGGATGTTCGCGCTGGGCGACCCGGACGTCTTCCCCTCCGGCGACGTCGCCCTGCGCGAGGGCATCCGGATGCTTCGCGGATCGGAGACCCGGCCGGACATCGCCGGCTCCGATGCTGTATCGGCGGATTGGGCGCCTCATCGAAGTGCTGCCGCCCATTTATTGTGGCGGCTGTACCGCGTGCGACGCGGGGTTGCGGTGCTCGGTGCGGATCGGTGA
- a CDS encoding polysaccharide deacetylase yields the protein MPRHIACMTFDFDALSLPIAKGTLTPTPLSRGEFGLVGVERIRRLLKVHRIAATFFVPGHTIESFPDAVRALVDDGHEIACHGWTHRRPSALSREEERDELVRAGAAIERISGRAPSGYRSPSWDLSEHTLDLLLELGYAYDSSLMGHDHLPYRPRRGDAVPLLKPATFGAPVDLIEIPVSWSLDDYPHFEWSVTSGGALNQGLASWRAVLDNWTADFDYMAATHDWGVITYTFHPFVSGRGHRMMAMEALIRHLRDGGAGFATMDEVAAEAADRLGTAPA from the coding sequence ATGCCACGCCACATCGCATGCATGACTTTCGATTTCGACGCGCTGTCGTTGCCGATCGCCAAGGGAACGCTCACGCCGACGCCGCTGTCGCGCGGCGAGTTCGGGCTGGTCGGGGTCGAGCGCATCCGTCGGCTGCTCAAGGTACACAGGATCGCCGCGACCTTCTTCGTGCCGGGACACACGATCGAGAGTTTCCCCGACGCCGTCCGCGCCCTGGTGGATGACGGCCACGAGATCGCCTGCCACGGCTGGACCCACCGCCGACCCTCCGCCCTGTCGCGGGAGGAGGAACGCGACGAGCTGGTGCGCGCCGGTGCCGCCATCGAACGGATATCCGGCCGCGCGCCCTCGGGCTACCGCTCCCCCTCCTGGGACCTGTCGGAGCATACCCTCGACCTGCTTCTGGAGCTGGGATACGCCTACGATTCCAGCCTGATGGGCCATGACCACCTGCCCTACCGCCCGCGCCGGGGAGACGCGGTGCCGCTGCTGAAGCCGGCGACCTTCGGCGCGCCGGTCGACCTGATCGAGATCCCGGTGAGCTGGAGCCTGGACGACTATCCCCATTTCGAATGGAGCGTGACCTCCGGCGGTGCGCTGAACCAGGGGCTGGCGTCCTGGCGGGCCGTACTCGACAACTGGACCGCCGATTTCGACTACATGGCCGCGACCCACGATTGGGGCGTCATCACCTATACCTTCCATCCCTTCGTCTCCGGGCGGGGCCATCGGATGATGGCGATGGAAGCGCTGATCCGGCATCTGCGCGACGGCGGGGCCGGCTTCGCCACCATGGACGAGGTCGCGGCGGAAGCCGCCGACCGTCTCGGCACGGCGCCCGCATGA
- a CDS encoding Xaa-Pro peptidase family protein yields MTVLDWHADRGTHPDLALLDRAPESDGIDLRAVRLYRQDRVRAEMARRRIAALILSDAINIRYATGTRNMQVFTGRNQPSRYLLLTADRSILYEFTGAMHLGAGYETVDEVRPSSTASFVAAGAAIVDKERSWAREMASTLREMCGRDPVVGVERLNAGVAIALADEGLRLVDAQEPVEMARCIKSAEEMKCVRASLRATEAGVAEMRAAIWPGQTEAELWSVLQQSVIAANADYCETRLLNSGARTNPWFQETSSKVIAPNELIALDTDVVGCHGYYSDFSRTFHAGPDRPSEHQRTLYRTAYEQVQHNMSIIEPGLTFREYSERAWDIPEQYADHRYYLSAHGCGMSGEYPYLYHRADFAESGYDGVIEPGMTLCVESFIGHNDGGEGVKLEQQILVTETGIELLSDFPFEDALLQES; encoded by the coding sequence GTGACCGTTCTCGACTGGCATGCCGACCGCGGAACCCATCCGGATCTCGCCCTGCTCGACCGCGCCCCGGAGAGCGACGGCATCGATCTGCGCGCCGTCCGTCTGTACCGCCAGGACCGGGTTCGGGCCGAGATGGCCCGGCGCAGGATCGCCGCCCTAATCCTGAGCGACGCGATCAACATCCGCTACGCCACCGGCACGCGGAACATGCAGGTCTTCACCGGCCGCAACCAGCCCTCGCGCTACCTGCTCCTGACCGCGGACCGCTCGATCCTGTACGAATTCACCGGCGCTATGCATCTCGGCGCGGGCTACGAGACGGTCGACGAGGTGCGCCCGAGCTCGACCGCCAGCTTTGTCGCCGCCGGTGCCGCCATCGTCGACAAGGAGCGGTCCTGGGCCCGGGAGATGGCATCGACGCTGCGCGAGATGTGCGGCCGCGACCCGGTGGTCGGTGTGGAGAGGCTGAACGCCGGGGTCGCCATCGCGCTGGCCGACGAAGGACTGCGCCTGGTCGACGCGCAAGAGCCCGTGGAAATGGCACGCTGCATCAAGTCCGCCGAGGAAATGAAATGCGTGCGCGCCTCGCTGCGGGCGACCGAAGCCGGGGTGGCCGAAATGCGCGCGGCCATCTGGCCCGGGCAGACCGAGGCGGAGCTGTGGTCGGTCCTCCAGCAATCGGTGATCGCCGCCAACGCGGATTATTGCGAGACAAGGCTGCTGAACTCCGGCGCACGGACCAATCCCTGGTTCCAGGAGACCTCCTCCAAGGTCATCGCGCCGAACGAACTGATCGCGCTGGACACCGATGTGGTCGGCTGCCACGGCTATTACAGCGACTTCTCCCGCACCTTCCATGCCGGCCCGGACCGGCCGAGCGAGCATCAGCGCACGCTCTACCGGACCGCCTACGAACAGGTGCAGCACAACATGAGCATCATCGAGCCGGGCCTGACCTTCCGGGAGTATTCCGAGCGCGCCTGGGACATCCCCGAGCAATATGCCGATCACCGGTACTATCTCTCGGCCCATGGCTGCGGCATGTCCGGGGAGTATCCGTATCTCTATCACCGGGCCGATTTCGCGGAGTCCGGCTATGACGGGGTGATCGAGCCGGGCATGACCCTCTGCGTGGAGAGCTTCATCGGCCACAATGACGGCGGCGAAGGGGTGAAGCTGGAACAGCAGATCCTGGTGACCGAGACGGGGATCGAGCTTCTCAGCGACTTCCCGTTCGAGGACGCGTTGCTGCAAGAGTCTTGA
- a CDS encoding secondary thiamine-phosphate synthase enzyme YjbQ — protein sequence MLRERAITTSEVTRQALSEITVATPGVGLMDITDQVRGFVAESGLADGLLTVFVRHTSASLLIQENADPDVRVDLDRFFARIAPWDPTLYRHSTEGPDDMPAHIRSALTQTTLTVPVAGGRPVLGTWQGIYLYEHREHPHRRHIVLHLMGA from the coding sequence GTGTTGAGGGAACGCGCGATCACCACCTCGGAGGTGACCCGGCAGGCACTGAGCGAGATTACCGTCGCCACGCCAGGGGTCGGGCTGATGGACATCACCGATCAGGTCCGTGGCTTCGTCGCCGAATCTGGTCTGGCGGACGGGCTGCTGACCGTCTTCGTGCGCCACACCTCGGCCTCCCTGCTCATTCAGGAGAATGCCGATCCGGACGTCCGGGTGGACCTGGATCGGTTCTTCGCCAGGATCGCGCCCTGGGATCCGACCCTCTACCGCCATTCCACGGAAGGGCCGGACGACATGCCGGCCCATATCCGCAGCGCCCTGACCCAGACGACCCTGACGGTCCCCGTCGCCGGCGGCCGCCCGGTGCTCGGTACCTGGCAGGGGATCTATCTGTACGAACATCGCGAGCATCCGCATCGCCGCCACATCGTTCTCCACCTGATGGGAGCCTGA
- a CDS encoding amidase: MTKAPHRLGALEALRAIEGGSLTPEALMESCLERVAEREGEVGAFIHLDPEQARDAARASSASGPLGGLPVAVKDIIETADMPTGYGSSIYIGHQPDEDAAVVARTRSAGGVVMGKTVSTEFAWRNPGKTRNPRGLSHTPGGSSSGSAAAVGDFMVPLAFGTQTAGSVIRPAAYCGVVGFKPTFGTHDRRGVKELSRYLDTVGTFARSVADIAHFDYALRGEPAPRLDGFDGAAPRLAFHVPFADKIEEDAVDVMERVRIAVQTAGASVVGLVDWTAFEKMDDIHLRLMTAEAARALAWEYDTHPDKLSDFYREAIATGRKIDDTELYQLQADADAFRNDAAARLDGIDAILTVPASGEAPEGLSFTGDPLFNKIWTLLRWPCVTIPAGTGDQGLPLGVQIVTGYGEDAKALAVADWIERALQADQ, encoded by the coding sequence ATGACGAAAGCGCCGCACCGCCTCGGTGCCCTGGAAGCCCTGCGGGCCATCGAAGGGGGGAGCCTCACGCCTGAGGCGCTGATGGAGTCGTGCCTGGAGCGGGTCGCGGAGCGCGAGGGCGAGGTCGGCGCCTTCATCCATCTCGATCCGGAGCAGGCCCGGGATGCCGCCCGGGCCTCCAGCGCGTCCGGTCCGCTCGGCGGTCTGCCCGTGGCGGTGAAGGACATCATCGAGACCGCCGACATGCCGACGGGATACGGCTCGTCGATCTATATCGGACACCAGCCCGACGAGGACGCGGCCGTGGTCGCGCGGACCCGGTCGGCCGGCGGCGTGGTGATGGGCAAGACGGTGTCCACCGAATTCGCCTGGCGCAATCCCGGCAAGACCCGCAACCCGCGCGGGCTGAGCCACACGCCGGGCGGCTCGTCCAGCGGTTCGGCCGCGGCGGTCGGCGATTTCATGGTGCCGCTGGCCTTCGGCACCCAGACGGCGGGCTCCGTCATCCGCCCGGCCGCCTATTGCGGCGTGGTCGGCTTCAAGCCGACCTTCGGCACCCACGATCGGCGTGGGGTGAAGGAACTGTCGCGCTACCTCGACACGGTGGGGACCTTCGCTCGGTCGGTCGCCGACATCGCGCATTTCGACTATGCCCTGCGCGGCGAGCCGGCGCCCCGTCTCGACGGCTTCGACGGAGCCGCCCCGCGTCTCGCCTTCCACGTGCCCTTCGCCGACAAGATCGAGGAAGATGCGGTCGATGTGATGGAGCGGGTGCGGATCGCGGTGCAGACCGCCGGCGCGTCGGTGGTCGGTCTGGTGGACTGGACGGCCTTCGAGAAGATGGACGACATCCACCTTCGCCTGATGACCGCCGAGGCGGCGCGCGCGCTGGCGTGGGAATACGACACCCACCCCGACAAGCTCAGCGACTTCTACCGCGAGGCCATCGCGACCGGCCGCAAGATCGACGATACCGAGCTGTACCAGCTTCAGGCGGATGCCGACGCCTTCCGCAACGACGCTGCGGCCCGGCTCGACGGCATCGACGCGATCCTGACCGTGCCGGCCTCGGGCGAGGCGCCGGAGGGTCTGTCCTTCACCGGCGATCCGCTGTTCAACAAGATCTGGACGCTGCTGCGCTGGCCCTGCGTGACCATTCCGGCCGGCACGGGCGACCAGGGTCTGCCGTTGGGTGTGCAGATCGTGACCGGCTATGGCGAAGACGCGAAGGCATTGGCCGTGGCCGACTGGATCGAGCGCGCGCTGCAGGCGGATCAGTAA
- a CDS encoding EAL domain-containing protein translates to MSMANKPTLDRTGLPVCTLDEIEDGFLLLDPQDRVVWFTRPVLGFFPYLTDLLEPGARFTSLVQQEVATKLGSVFADDAQDWLERRMEAHTRPHGLVDERLPDGRWVRILDRETADGGRLIQYRDVTDDRRNTDTAAHFTLLLQSTLETITQGICAFDADWRLLTWNSRFFDLLRLPTAFASVGTPLSDIVHHLAAQGEYGEGNPAHRAAEVLDMIRTTQGRVYERPNRDGRQMEIRIRPIPNGGAVIVYDDISARQDAQRALRQSEERYALAAAGSNDGLWDWDLASNSIYLSTRWKQMLGHTEQDVGDGAEEWFSRIHPEDVQRVTAQLDAHLSGAVGNFESEHRVRHRDGTYRWMLVRGLAVRDTSGHAYRIAGSMTDITDRKRVEEQSIHDALHDNLTGLPNRTLFLERVRQALARFRRNASASFGVVYLDLDRFKVVNESLGHIHGDDLIIAAARRLEHNLKFGDTVARLGGDEFAMLLEDVSNKGDAVAVCDMLQKALASPFTLSGKEIFTTASMGAAHASEGYGRPEDILRDAELAMYKAKELGKAQAVAFDPNMRGNTVTPLDMETDLRRAIERGELTLRFQPIISLATGRIQGFEALTRWTHSKRGEVQPADFIPLAEETGMIVEIGQWVLRTACEQSVRWHEKYPRADALEISVNLSSRQFNQYDLVRMVTNSLDGTGMDPSTLKLEITESALMENAHLSAQMLNDLKSLKIQVCVDDFGTRYSSLSYLHTFPIDTLKIDKSFVQDMGRNRHNLEIVRTICLLAQNLRLDVIAEGVETPEQLAQLRAIGCGYAQGFLFSPPLDVNAVERLLDENRSW, encoded by the coding sequence ATGAGTATGGCCAACAAACCGACCCTGGACCGGACAGGGCTTCCCGTCTGTACGCTGGACGAGATCGAAGACGGTTTCCTGTTGCTCGACCCGCAGGATCGGGTGGTCTGGTTCACGCGTCCCGTCCTGGGCTTCTTTCCCTACCTGACCGATCTCCTGGAACCGGGCGCACGCTTCACCAGCCTGGTCCAGCAGGAGGTCGCCACCAAACTCGGCTCGGTCTTCGCCGACGACGCTCAGGATTGGCTCGAGCGGCGGATGGAGGCCCACACCCGTCCCCACGGCCTGGTCGACGAGCGCCTGCCGGACGGCCGTTGGGTCCGGATCCTCGACCGGGAGACGGCGGACGGCGGACGGCTAATCCAGTACCGCGACGTGACCGACGACCGACGCAACACCGACACGGCGGCCCACTTCACCTTGCTCCTGCAGAGCACGCTGGAGACGATCACCCAGGGCATCTGTGCCTTCGACGCCGACTGGCGGCTGCTGACCTGGAACTCGCGCTTCTTCGATCTGCTGCGCCTGCCGACGGCGTTTGCCAGTGTCGGAACGCCTCTGTCTGACATCGTCCATCATCTGGCGGCGCAGGGAGAATACGGCGAAGGCAATCCGGCCCACCGCGCCGCCGAGGTCCTGGACATGATCCGGACCACCCAAGGCAGGGTCTACGAGCGGCCCAACCGGGACGGCCGCCAGATGGAAATCCGGATCCGGCCGATCCCGAACGGCGGTGCTGTGATCGTCTATGACGACATCTCGGCCCGCCAAGACGCTCAGCGCGCGCTGAGGCAGAGCGAGGAGCGCTACGCCCTGGCGGCGGCCGGCTCCAACGACGGTCTTTGGGACTGGGATCTCGCGTCGAACTCGATCTACCTGTCGACGCGCTGGAAGCAGATGCTCGGCCATACTGAGCAGGACGTCGGCGACGGGGCGGAGGAGTGGTTCAGCAGGATCCACCCCGAGGACGTCCAGCGGGTCACCGCCCAGCTCGACGCGCATCTCAGCGGCGCCGTCGGCAATTTCGAGAGCGAGCACCGGGTTCGCCATCGCGACGGCACCTACCGCTGGATGCTCGTGCGCGGCCTCGCGGTCCGCGACACCTCCGGGCATGCCTACCGCATCGCCGGCTCGATGACCGACATCACCGACCGCAAGCGTGTCGAGGAACAGTCGATCCACGATGCGCTGCACGACAATCTGACGGGTCTGCCGAACCGGACGCTATTCCTGGAGCGGGTGCGCCAGGCCCTGGCGCGGTTCCGCCGAAACGCCTCCGCCAGCTTCGGCGTCGTGTATCTCGACCTCGACCGCTTCAAGGTGGTCAACGAGAGCCTCGGCCACATTCACGGCGACGACCTCATCATCGCCGCCGCGCGCCGGCTGGAACACAATCTGAAATTCGGCGACACCGTCGCCCGGCTGGGCGGCGACGAGTTCGCCATGCTTCTGGAAGACGTGTCGAACAAGGGCGATGCCGTCGCCGTCTGCGACATGCTGCAGAAGGCGCTCGCCTCCCCCTTCACTCTGAGCGGCAAGGAGATCTTCACCACCGCGTCCATGGGGGCGGCCCATGCCAGCGAGGGCTACGGCCGGCCGGAGGACATCCTGCGCGACGCCGAACTCGCCATGTACAAGGCCAAGGAACTGGGCAAGGCGCAGGCCGTCGCCTTCGATCCGAACATGCGGGGCAATACGGTCACGCCGCTGGACATGGAGACCGACTTGCGCCGGGCGATCGAGCGCGGGGAGCTGACCCTGCGGTTCCAACCGATCATCTCGCTCGCGACCGGCCGCATCCAGGGGTTCGAGGCGCTCACCCGCTGGACCCATTCCAAGCGCGGCGAAGTGCAGCCTGCCGACTTCATCCCGCTGGCCGAGGAAACCGGGATGATCGTCGAGATCGGCCAATGGGTGCTGCGGACCGCCTGCGAACAGAGCGTGCGCTGGCATGAGAAATACCCGCGGGCCGACGCGCTGGAGATCAGCGTCAATCTCTCCAGCCGGCAATTCAATCAGTACGACCTGGTGCGCATGGTGACCAACAGCCTCGACGGGACCGGCATGGACCCCAGCACCTTGAAGCTGGAGATCACCGAGAGCGCGCTGATGGAGAACGCGCATCTGTCGGCGCAGATGCTGAACGATCTCAAGTCTCTGAAAATTCAGGTTTGTGTCGACGATTTTGGAACCAGATACAGCTCGCTTAGCTACCTGCACACCTTCCCGATCGACACCCTGAAGATCGACAAATCCTTCGTGCAGGATATGGGGCGGAACCGGCACAACCTGGAGATCGTGCGGACGATCTGCCTGCTCGCGCAGAACCTGAGACTGGACGTGATCGCCGAAGGCGTTGAGACTCCCGAGCAGCTTGCCCAGTTGCGGGCCATCGGTTGCGGCTATGCCCAGGGTTTTCTGTTCTCCCCGCCCCTGGACGTGAACGCAGTCGAGCGGTTACTGGACGAGAACAGAAGCTGGTAG